In Aegilops tauschii subsp. strangulata cultivar AL8/78 chromosome 3, Aet v6.0, whole genome shotgun sequence, one genomic interval encodes:
- the LOC109748838 gene encoding cysteine proteinase inhibitor 4-like, whose translation MARLIGASGACALLVVLLVACAASAARSEPGAARQLWEDGRKVGGRTEVRDVEGDREVQELGRYSVEEHNRRREEGCEGGGGGVCGRLEFARVVSAQRQVVSGVKYYLRVAAAEEGGAGSNGVSDSRVFDAVVVVKPWLQSRALVRFAPADAK comes from the coding sequence ATGGCTCGGTTGATCGGTGCTTCCGGCGCGTGCGCGCTCCTCGTCGTCCTGCTCGTGGCGTGCGCTGCGTCCGCCGCGCGCAGCGAACCGGGCGCCGCGCGGCAGCTGTGGGAGGACGGGAGGAAGGTGGGGGGAAGGACGGAGGTGAGGGACGTGGAGGGCGACAGGGAGGTGCAGGAGCTGGGGCGGTACTCCGTGGAGGAGCACAACCGGCGCCGGGAGGAGGGctgcgagggcggcggcggcggcgtctgcGGCCGGCTGGAGTTCGCCCGCGTGGTGTCCGCGCAGCGCCAGGTGGTCTCCGGCGTCAAGTACTACCTCCGCGTCGCGGCCGCCGAGGAAGGCGGCGCGGGGAGCAACGGCGTCAGCGACAGCCGCGTGTTCGACGCCGTGGTGGTCGTCAAGCCCTGGCTCCAGTCCCGCGCGCTGGTCAGGTTCGCGCCGGCCGACGCCAAATGA